The following proteins come from a genomic window of Dongia rigui:
- a CDS encoding alpha/beta fold hydrolase, which translates to MAYIETENARLFFEQTGPEGAPDIVWVGGGGTKGRDWQRFQTPHFDAKFRSTVFDNRGIGLTTSQAPMPWTIEDFAADVAAIIRGACGGRKVALVGSSLGSAIIQQVMIDYPALVRVAVLMGSGAWSTGWGWDYQEAEIDFRKKGGRLDGLMSVTHYAAMLYPARALGDRELWPKLKALMLEWMEDDSNETSLIPQWDASLRFDQREALKTVRVPAHVFAFEEDIEAPPQDGEELAALIPGAKLHLLAGMGHGSWYGHKHEEINRLIERVVT; encoded by the coding sequence ATGGCCTATATCGAAACCGAAAATGCCCGGCTTTTCTTTGAGCAGACGGGTCCGGAAGGCGCTCCTGATATCGTCTGGGTGGGTGGCGGCGGCACCAAGGGCCGGGACTGGCAGCGATTCCAGACGCCCCATTTCGACGCGAAATTCCGCTCGACCGTGTTCGACAATCGCGGCATCGGCCTGACCACCAGCCAGGCGCCGATGCCCTGGACCATCGAGGATTTTGCGGCCGACGTGGCCGCGATCATTCGCGGCGCCTGCGGCGGCCGGAAAGTGGCGCTGGTCGGCTCAAGCCTGGGCTCGGCCATCATCCAGCAGGTGATGATCGACTATCCCGCGTTGGTGCGCGTTGCGGTGCTGATGGGCTCAGGCGCCTGGTCGACGGGCTGGGGCTGGGACTACCAGGAAGCGGAGATCGACTTTCGCAAGAAGGGCGGCCGGCTTGACGGCCTGATGAGCGTCACCCATTACGCCGCCATGCTCTATCCGGCACGCGCCCTGGGCGACCGCGAACTCTGGCCCAAGCTGAAGGCGCTCATGCTGGAATGGATGGAGGATGACAGCAACGAGACCTCGCTCATCCCGCAATGGGATGCGAGCCTCCGTTTCGACCAGCGCGAAGCCCTGAAGACCGTCCGCGTCCCCGCCCATGTCTTCGCTTTTGAGGAAGACATCGAAGCCCCGCCCCAGGACGGCGAAGAACTGGCGGCCCTGATCCCGGGCGCGAAGCTGCATCTATTAGCGGGAATGGGGCACGGGTCCTGGTATGGGCATAAGCATGAGGAGATCAATCGGCTGATTGAGCGAGTGGTCACCTAG
- a CDS encoding GNAT family N-acetyltransferase encodes MAQIPVLETARLKLRGHMEADFATAAEIWSDEAVFRFLGRPFTSEEVWTRLLRYVGHWKLLGYGFWAIEEKASGRFIGEGGICDFRRDITWPACVTAQDATREIGWALGAAYHGQGLATEAVQAMTRWADGHFGGARTICIINPANVPSVRVAEKCGYGEIAGVRYKENDLRVFARAAAGI; translated from the coding sequence ATGGCCCAAATACCTGTGCTGGAAACTGCCCGCCTGAAGCTGCGTGGCCACATGGAAGCGGATTTCGCCACCGCTGCCGAAATCTGGAGCGACGAGGCGGTTTTCCGTTTCCTCGGACGCCCCTTCACATCGGAAGAAGTCTGGACCCGCTTGCTGCGCTATGTCGGGCATTGGAAATTGCTGGGCTATGGCTTCTGGGCGATCGAGGAGAAGGCCAGCGGTCGTTTCATCGGCGAGGGTGGGATCTGCGACTTCCGCCGCGACATCACCTGGCCCGCCTGTGTCACGGCCCAGGATGCCACGCGCGAGATCGGGTGGGCTCTGGGCGCTGCCTATCACGGCCAGGGGCTTGCGACCGAAGCCGTGCAGGCGATGACCCGCTGGGCCGATGGTCACTTTGGCGGCGCGCGCACGATCTGCATCATCAACCCGGCCAACGTCCCCTCGGTGCGGGTGGCCGAAAAGTGCGGCTATGGCGAGATTGCCGGCGTGCGCTACAAGGAAAACGACCTGCGCGTCTTCGCGCGCGCTGCGGCAGGAATCTAG